One genomic window of Heptranchias perlo isolate sHepPer1 chromosome 12, sHepPer1.hap1, whole genome shotgun sequence includes the following:
- the LOC137328023 gene encoding mucin-15-like — MASLLTVLMVTCLTCHLGGVCSSTSTTSVTTETTLVSSSVTMTSSGTATSSKETSSVMYTTISVTPSTASVGTTSNSSSRATSAVSNFSTSETNSTETSSASPIVDTTTLTTPVESTSDAHVTVSTTASHDSTVNDITELITTSVQNTSHLNVTANRNMTTAWTIDQANDTKATEYTTVGNTNFTTSIPTAFSNTTIAAPDNKTNTTSATLLPSTNTYSSITRSPTIVMTTIDSSISTTINTTGDGSTDNGKDLIPMEKDVNGGVVIGAILGCFLGVILVSLLVYIFCTRRKSESFTHCRLYDNISNDPVLRLNNTEDTIDLRYQEGAAYYNPAVMNEALPYNAGQLHNVNDGIQLNDLPSSYGNVA, encoded by the exons ATGGCATCACTTCTAACAGTTTTGATGGTCACTTGCCTAACGTGTCACCTAGGGGGTGTTTGCAGTTCTACTTCAACCACTTCTGTAACGACTGAAACTACATTAGTGTCATCCAGTGTCACCATGActtcatctggtacagcaacatcTTCAAAGGAAACCTCATCAGTTATGTATACGACAATATCTGTAACACCCAGCACGGCTTCTGTGGGAACAACCAGCAATAGCTCTTCAAGAGCCACTTCCGCCGTTAGTAATTTCTCCACTTCTGAAACCAATAGCACTGAAACATCTAGTGCCAGCCCTATCGTGGACACAACTACATTAACTACACCAGTAGAAAGCACCAGTGATGCTCATGTGACAGTGTCTACAACAGCAAGTCACGACAGCACGGTCAATGACATTACTGAATTAATAACTACTTCAGTACAAAACACCAGCCATCTGAATGTGACAGCAAATCGTAACATGACTACTGCATGGACCATAGACCAGGCTAATGATACAAAGGCCACAGAATATACTACTGTAGGAAACACAAATTTTACAACTTCTATACCGACAGCATTCAGCAACACCACAATAGCTGCTCCTGATAACAAGACAAACACAACTTCAGCAACATTACTCCCATCTACCAACACTTACAGCAGTATTACAAGAAGTCCAACCATTGTAATGACGACCATTGATTCCTCCATTAGTACAACTATTAACACAACTGGTGACGGATCGACTGACAATGGGAAAG ATCTAATTCCTATGGAGAAAGATGTTAATGGAGGAGTGGTAATTGGAGCCATCCTTGGTTGTTTTTTGGGAGTCATCCTGGTCTCGCTTCTTGTTTACATTTTCTGTACTCGCAGAAAGTCAGAGAGCTTCACTCATTGCAGACTCTATGATAATATCTCTAATGATCCAG TTCTTCGTCTGAACAATACAGAAGATACTATTGATTTAAGGTACCAAGAAGGAGCTGCATATTATAACCCTGCTGTCATGAATGAAGCATTGCCTTACAATGCAGGACAGCTGCACAACGTGAATGATGGGATTCAGCTGAATGACTTACCATCTTCATATGGAAATGTCGCATAG